One window of Panulirus ornatus isolate Po-2019 chromosome 13, ASM3632096v1, whole genome shotgun sequence genomic DNA carries:
- the LOC139752766 gene encoding uncharacterized protein yields the protein MADEWKTWGFRQRVISQLEELIRQTPTPSQRNAQELELQMFQRASKKDEYLQLIARIAMHMRELAQSNNQQSNNPHLAEVLTQHPVPGGQMTGPGGQMTGPGGPVVTGPNTTIMAGQQSTIQGGPRLGQPMPANLPNQVADMASWPTNNRQRLNEMQMSGVNKKQPVMTMTQIGSQPGKMSQIQRTIGSQSGGTAQIGQVSGQIVGNVGRGAGTMQPRVPSPGFPRQGTPTPTSASPAPPLSASNSQSSPAFVSPSPSSNMVHSPAAGGNSGGMGRGASHIGAPSPSGMINTPGQSQQPSPANQTLSSSQVEDAAYAEKVRQLSKYVAPLRRMIQRIGNEDAEKSKKMKQLHDMLQNPQRRRMPMETLLKCEMVLEKLEIHRDAEVEAPVPPNMETCIANIEEALTTVLKSPCAAHTLHRTIFPALSVLLGPTYVTNPAKHFKRENPLQPPPETPNISDVVQGEVARLNARFRVNLDCQMPPGSDELTLICQLDDPNLPCVPPITLTVPAKYPEKPPRCDLLAVDYETTDFLKSIRESMLVRLQNMPPHCSLTMMLHSWEMSVRQACSPKSSVNNAIASALSVNSVF from the exons ATGGCTGACGAATGGAAAACATGGGGCTTCCGCCAGAGGGTCATTAGCCAACTTGAGGAGTTGATTCGACAGACACCAACACCCAGTCAGAGGAATGCTCAAGAGTTGGAACTTCAG ATGTTCCAGAGAGCAAgcaagaaagatgaatatctccaATTAATTGCGCGCATTGCGATGCATATGCGGGAGCTAGCACAAAGTAATAACCAACAGAGTAATAACCCACACCTTGCAGAAGTCTTAACACAACATCCTGTGCCTGGAGGTCAAATGACTGGTCCAGGTGGTCAGATGACAGGGCCTGGTGGACCAGTAGTAACTGGCCCAAACACCACCATAATGGCTGGTCAGCAGTCCACTATACAAGGGGGACCCAGACTTGGTCAGCCTATGCCAGCTAATCTACCAAATCAGGTCGCAGATATGGCCAGTTGGCCTACAAATAATCGGCAACGTTTAAATGAAATGCAAATGTCAGGTGTAAACAAAAAACAGCCTGTCATGACTATGACTCAGATAGGTTCTCAGCCAGGAAAGATGAGTCAAATACAAAGGACTATAGGAAGTCAAAGTGGTGGTACAGCTCAAATTGGACAGGTGTCTGGCCAGATAGTAGGAAATGTGGGCCGTGGTGCTGGCACTATGCAACCACGTGTTCCTTCTCCAGGATTTCCACGGCAGGGAACACCCACGCCCACGAGTGCCTCTCCAGCACCACCTTTATCTGCCTCCAACAGTCAGTCATCACCTGCATTTGTATCTCCATCACCTTCATCCAACATGGTACactctcctgctgcaggaggtaatAGTGGAGGCATGGGTCGAGGTGCAAGTCACATTGGAGCTCCTTCTCCCAGTGGGATGATAAACACTCCAGGACAGTCTCAGCAGCCATCTCCTGCCAACCAGACATTATCCAGTAGCCAGGTAGAAGATGCTGCATATGCGGAGAAGGTGCGGCAGCTCAGTAAGTACGTAGCACCCTTACGCCGCATGATTCAAAGAATTGGAAACGAAGATGCTGAAAAATCTAAGAAAATGAAACAGCTTCATGACATGTTGCAGAATCCACAGAGACGACGAATGCCAATGGAAACACTGTTGAAATGCGAGATGGTTTTAGAGAAGTTAGAAATTCATCGTGATGCTGAGGTTGAGGCACCAGTACCACCAAACATGGAAACATGTATTGCAAATATAGAAGAAGCTCTCACTACTGTATTGAAATCCCCCTGTGCTGCCCATACTTTACACCGGACAATATTCCCAGCTTTATCAGTGCTCTTAGGTCCAACTTATGTCACTAACCCAGCCAAACACTTCAAACGAGAGAATCCTCTCCAGCCTCCCCCTGAGACACCAAATATCAGTGATGTTGTCCAAGGAGAGGTTGCTCGGCTTAATGCACGATTTAGAGTAAATCTAGATTGTCAAATGCCTCCTGGAAGTGATGAATTGACCCTCATTTGTCAGCTAGATGATCCCAACTTACCCTGTGTGCCCCCCATAACTCTTACTGTTCCAGCTAAATACCCAGAGAAACCTCCACGATGTGACTTACTGGCCGTTGATTATGAAACAACGGATTTCTTGAAAAGTATTCGAGAAAGTATGCTCGTAAGACTTCAGAATATGCCTCCTCACTGTAGCCTCACTATGATGTTACATAGTTGGGAGATGAGTGTGCGTCAGGCTTGTTCTCCAAAGTCCTCTGTGAATAATGCTATAGCCAGTGCCCTTTCAGTGAACAGTGTATTTTAA